The proteins below come from a single Rosa rugosa chromosome 2, drRosRugo1.1, whole genome shotgun sequence genomic window:
- the LOC133728156 gene encoding cold-responsive protein kinase 1-like produces the protein MACFSCFFSQKAASSVKRTVDIDEVVSGISNLKLYSYKELQNATENFSEDNKIGQGGFGSVYKGTLKDGSVAAIKVLSGDSRQGSREFLTEIEVIASVDHENLVKLYGCCAEGNHRILVYGYLENNSLSQTLLDGGQSGIQFSWQTRCKICIGIARGLAYLHEDVQPHIIHRDIKASNILLDKDFSPKISDFGLAKFIAPNLTHVSTRVAGTAGYIAPEYAIRGQVTRKADIYSFGVLVLEIVSGRCNTNRRLPSKEQYLLERVWELHERGQLVELVDTSLNEDLNVEEACRFMKIGLLCTQDKPKLRPSMSTVVKMLTGEIDVDDEKIDRPGMLSELMNQRDLADVKHSSYSLSPSGKVLNSSSSSEQITTSFATMTFNSIYDRSN, from the exons ATGGCTTGTTTCTCTTGCTTTTTCAGCCAGAAGGCAGCTTCTTCAGTTAAACGGACTGTTGACATTGATGAAG TTGTTTCAGGTATTTCAAATCTCAAACTGTACAGTTACAAGGAACTGCAAAATGCCACTGAAAATTTCAGTGAAGACAATAAAATTGGGCAGGGAGGCTTTGGCTCCGTATACAAG GGAACACTCAAGGATGGCTCTGTGGCAGCAATAAAGGTGTTGTCAGGAGATTCTAGGCAAGGGTCGCGGGAATTTTTGACAGAGATTGAGGTGATTGCAAGTGTTGATCATGAGAACCTAGTTAAGCTATACGGTTGCTGTGCAGAAGGAAATCATAGGATATTGGTTTATGGCTATCTCGAGAATAATAGCCTTTCACAAACTCTTCTTG ATGGAGGCCAAAGTGGCATCCAATTTAGTTGGCAAACAAGGTGTAAAATCTGCATTGGTATTGCAAGGGGGCTCGCTTACCTCCATGAGGATGTTCAACCCCATATTATTCATAGAGACATTAAAGCAAGCAATATTCTTCTTGATAAAGACTTTTCGcccaaaatttcagattttggtctTGCAAAGTTTATCGCACCCAACTTGACCCATGTTAGTACTCGTGTCGCTGGAACAGC AGGTTACATAGCACCTGAATATGCCATACGAGGTCAAGTGACAAGGAAAGCGGATATCTATAGTTTTGGTGTTTTAGTCTTGGAAATTGTTAGTGGCAGGTGCAACACAAACAGACGTTTACCATCCAAAGAACAGTATCTTCTTGAAAGG GTATGGGAACTACATGAGAGGGGTCAGCTGGTGGAGTTGGTCGATACATCATTAAATGAAGATTTGAATGTTGAGGAGGCTTGCAGATTCATGAAGATCGGTCTTCTTTGCACCCAAGACAAGCCCAAGCTCCGACCATCCATGTCTACAGTTGTTAAGATGCTGACAGGTGAGATAGACGTGGATGACGAGAAGATAGACAGACCTGGAATGCTTTCTGAGTTAATGAATCAGAGAGATTTGGCTGATGTTAAACACTCATCTTACTCACTATCGCCTTCTGGGAAGGTTCTcaattcttcatcttcctcagaACAAATCACCACTTCATTTGCTACCATGACCTTCAATTCTATATATGACCGAAGCAATTAG